In Cicer arietinum cultivar CDC Frontier isolate Library 1 chromosome 7, Cicar.CDCFrontier_v2.0, whole genome shotgun sequence, a single window of DNA contains:
- the LOC101501731 gene encoding uncharacterized protein: protein MLSWSHVSFLIPPPTLVNPNLRSSRTVVVCCSCSEPQSPIPTPLRNNENKLGKLAMVAVAVGVLTLGSINVGDASAAKTGGRVGGQAFRSSAPPRNSAPRINNNNSRTNIYVNPRVAPPLGGGYGYGVPYYGGYGWSPFSFFAPGPSVAVGIGGGFESIFLFILLGAAAAVVRRFLGSRNDDDDDDY from the exons ATGTTGTCATGGTCACATGTAAGCTTCCTCATCCCTCCGCCAACCCTTGTTAATCCAAATTTGAGAAGCAGCAGGACCGTGGTGGTATGCTGCAGTTGTTCAGAGCCACAATCTCCAATTCCAACTCCATTAAG GAATAATGAGAACAAATTAGGGAAGTTAGCAATGGTTGCAGTGGCTGTGGGGGTGTTAACATTGGGGTCAATTAATGTTGGTGATGCATCTGCTGCCAAAACCGGTGGCAGAGTTGGTGGTCAGGCCTTCAGGTCTTCCGCTCCTCCCCGCAACTCCGCACCAAGAATCAACAATAATAATTCCAG GACCAACATCTATGTAAATCCGCGGGTGGCGCCGCCACTAGGGGGTGGATATGGGTACGGCGTGCCATACTACGGAGGCTATGGATGGTCTCCATTTTCTTTCTTTGCACCAGGTCCAAGTGTAGCAGTAGGCATTGGAGGTGGATTTGAATCTATATTTCTGTTTATTCTTCTTGGTGCTGCTGCTGCAGTTGTCAGGAGATTCTTGGGATCAagaaatgatgatgatgatgatgattacTAG
- the LOC101502059 gene encoding uncharacterized protein isoform X1 gives MLWHEGGRRCSMIFTRERFNTGTSYYRTGINKLQGPIMDRMLDRNNIESIKRTMQMHEDIFKHQVRELHRVYNVQKMLMDDLKNKTRQQKFWNPMNEIDISHAHSIEQQHHHTTQSLRENLGSIERIGCYFGDSIKIQKGFDLEKPAIENTFIGSFGIDEGEVGTSSYNAFQSNEEMEVDLTLSIGGSSKVKSSNMEIQLACLDSNSGKSRVGECSDTTTTINSSNTVTFTQGLQLK, from the exons ATGCTGTGGCATGAAGGAGGAAGAAGATGTTCAATGATCTTCACCAGAGAAAGATTCAATACAGGTACTTCTTATTACAG GACAGGAATCAATAAATTGCAAGGTCCCATCATGGATAGGATGCTTGACAGAAACAATATAGAATCCATCAAAAGGACTATGCAGATGCATGAGGACATCTTCAAACACCAG GTAAGAGAACTACACAGAGTATACAATGTGCAAAAGATGCTGATGGATGATCTTAAAAACAAAACTAGACAACAAAAGTTTTGGAATCCAATGAATGAAATAGATATAAGCCATGCTCATTCCATTGAACAGCAACATCATCATACAACACAAAGTTTGAGAGAGAATTTAGGGTCAATAGAAAGGATTGGTTGCTACTTTGGAGACAGCATCAAAATACAAAAAGGTTTTGATCTTGAAAAGCCTGCTATAGAAAACACTTTTATTGGATCATTTGGAATTGATGAAGGTGAGGTAGGGACTAGTTCTTACAATGCATTTCAAAGTAATGAAGAAATGGAAGTGGATTTGACACTAAGCATAGGAGGTAGTAGCAAGGTTAAGAGTTCTAATATGGAGATTCAATTAGCATGCTTAGACTCAAACAGTGGGAAAAGTAGAGTAGGAGAATGCAGTGACACAACTACCACCATTAATAGCAGCAACACTGTGACATTTACTCAAGGTTTACAGCTTAAATAG
- the LOC101502059 gene encoding uncharacterized protein isoform X2 — protein sequence MFNDLHQRKIQYRTGINKLQGPIMDRMLDRNNIESIKRTMQMHEDIFKHQVRELHRVYNVQKMLMDDLKNKTRQQKFWNPMNEIDISHAHSIEQQHHHTTQSLRENLGSIERIGCYFGDSIKIQKGFDLEKPAIENTFIGSFGIDEGEVGTSSYNAFQSNEEMEVDLTLSIGGSSKVKSSNMEIQLACLDSNSGKSRVGECSDTTTTINSSNTVTFTQGLQLK from the exons ATGTTCAATGATCTTCACCAGAGAAAGATTCAATACAG GACAGGAATCAATAAATTGCAAGGTCCCATCATGGATAGGATGCTTGACAGAAACAATATAGAATCCATCAAAAGGACTATGCAGATGCATGAGGACATCTTCAAACACCAG GTAAGAGAACTACACAGAGTATACAATGTGCAAAAGATGCTGATGGATGATCTTAAAAACAAAACTAGACAACAAAAGTTTTGGAATCCAATGAATGAAATAGATATAAGCCATGCTCATTCCATTGAACAGCAACATCATCATACAACACAAAGTTTGAGAGAGAATTTAGGGTCAATAGAAAGGATTGGTTGCTACTTTGGAGACAGCATCAAAATACAAAAAGGTTTTGATCTTGAAAAGCCTGCTATAGAAAACACTTTTATTGGATCATTTGGAATTGATGAAGGTGAGGTAGGGACTAGTTCTTACAATGCATTTCAAAGTAATGAAGAAATGGAAGTGGATTTGACACTAAGCATAGGAGGTAGTAGCAAGGTTAAGAGTTCTAATATGGAGATTCAATTAGCATGCTTAGACTCAAACAGTGGGAAAAGTAGAGTAGGAGAATGCAGTGACACAACTACCACCATTAATAGCAGCAACACTGTGACATTTACTCAAGGTTTACAGCTTAAATAG
- the LOC101502059 gene encoding uncharacterized protein isoform X3, which yields MDRMLDRNNIESIKRTMQMHEDIFKHQVRELHRVYNVQKMLMDDLKNKTRQQKFWNPMNEIDISHAHSIEQQHHHTTQSLRENLGSIERIGCYFGDSIKIQKGFDLEKPAIENTFIGSFGIDEGEVGTSSYNAFQSNEEMEVDLTLSIGGSSKVKSSNMEIQLACLDSNSGKSRVGECSDTTTTINSSNTVTFTQGLQLK from the exons ATGGATAGGATGCTTGACAGAAACAATATAGAATCCATCAAAAGGACTATGCAGATGCATGAGGACATCTTCAAACACCAG GTAAGAGAACTACACAGAGTATACAATGTGCAAAAGATGCTGATGGATGATCTTAAAAACAAAACTAGACAACAAAAGTTTTGGAATCCAATGAATGAAATAGATATAAGCCATGCTCATTCCATTGAACAGCAACATCATCATACAACACAAAGTTTGAGAGAGAATTTAGGGTCAATAGAAAGGATTGGTTGCTACTTTGGAGACAGCATCAAAATACAAAAAGGTTTTGATCTTGAAAAGCCTGCTATAGAAAACACTTTTATTGGATCATTTGGAATTGATGAAGGTGAGGTAGGGACTAGTTCTTACAATGCATTTCAAAGTAATGAAGAAATGGAAGTGGATTTGACACTAAGCATAGGAGGTAGTAGCAAGGTTAAGAGTTCTAATATGGAGATTCAATTAGCATGCTTAGACTCAAACAGTGGGAAAAGTAGAGTAGGAGAATGCAGTGACACAACTACCACCATTAATAGCAGCAACACTGTGACATTTACTCAAGGTTTACAGCTTAAATAG
- the LOC101503003 gene encoding peroxidase 16-like, protein MEVPSFVFLSLLLLLFTTTTKTSSAQLTRGFYNNICPNVEQLVRSAVNQKFQQTFVTAPATLRLFFHDCFVRGCDASILLANNKAEKDHPDDITLAGDGFDTVIKAKAAVDRDSRCRNKVSCADILALATRDVVNLAGGPFYNVELGRRDGRISTMASVQRSLPAPHFNLNQLNSMFSIHGLSQTDLVALSGAHTIGFSHCNRFSNRIYKFSQRSRIDPSLNLQYAFQLRQMCPLKVDPRIAINMDPITPQKFDNQYFKNLLQGKGLFTSDQVLFTDSRSRDTVKLFASNEKAFESAFIDAITKLGKVGVKTGNQGEIRIDCTRPN, encoded by the exons ATGGAAGTTCCAAGCTTTGTCTTCTTGTCtttgcttcttcttctcttcACAACTACAACTAAAACCTCATCAGCTCAACTCACTCGTGGTTTCTATAACAATATATGTCCCAATGTTGAACAATTGGTTCGTTCAGCTGTGAATCAAAAGTTTCAACAAACATTTGTTACTGCTCCTGCCACTCTTAGACTCTTCTTTCATGATTGCTTTGTCAGG GGTTGTGATGCTTCGATTTTGCTTGCAAATAATAAGGCAGAGAAGGATCATCCTGATGATATAACACTAGCCGGAGACGGCTTCGACACGGTGATTAAGGCCAAAGCAGCTGTTGATAGAGATTCTCGGTGTCGAAACAAAGTTTCTTGTGCTGATATACTTGCTCTGGCTACTAGAGATGTTGTCAATTTG GCAGGGGGTCCATTTTATAATGTTGAATTGGGAAGGCGTGATGGAAGAATATCTACAATGGCCAGTGTTCAACGCAGTCTTCCTGCCCCTCATTTCAATTTGAATCAGCTCAATTCCATGTTTAGCATTCATGGACTCTCTCAAACAGATCTGGTTGCATTATCAG GTGCACATACAATTGGATTCTCTCATTGTAACCGTTTCTCAAATAGAATCTACAAATTCAGCCAAAGAAGTAGAATTGATCCATCATTAAATTTACAATATGCTTTTCAGCTTAGACAAATGTGTCCTTTAAAAGTTGATCCTAGAATTGCCATAAACATGGATCCTATCACGCCTCAAAAGTTTGACAATCAATACTTCAAGAATCTACTACAAGGAAAAGGTCTATTCACTTCTGATCAAGTGTTGTTTACAGATTCAAGGTCAAGGGACACAGTCAAATTGTTTGCATCAAATGAAAAAGCTTTTGAAAGTGCTTTTATTGATGCTATTACTAAGTTGGGAAAGGTTGGTGTTAAAACTGGAAATCAAGGTGAAATTAGGATTGATTGTACTAGGCCAAACTAG